Proteins encoded by one window of Acidipropionibacterium virtanenii:
- the proB gene encoding glutamate 5-kinase yields MATTDRVTGTPVSGRADIAGADRIVVKVGSSSLTQPGGGIDVTKVDALVETLAAARTGGRQVVLVSSGAIAAGFPALGMSRPPRDLAGRQAAASVGQGILLHRYEEDFARHHVTTGQVLLTVEDLVRPKSYRNAWSTLGKLLALGVVPVVNENDTVATGEIHFGDNDRLAALVAELVRAQALVLLSDVDSLYTAHPSEPGAERISRVDDVDSLSVDTSRSGSGVGTGGMATKLEAARIATASGIPVVLAEAADAIQAIGGDDVGTYFAPGTRRRPRKLLWLAHAASPQGEIHVDAGAVKALRDRKASLLAVGVTEVHGDFQAGDPVLMIGPDGRTEGRGLVSYSHDEVREMRGRSSAWLAREMGDGASREVVHRDAMVLTRRRRRPDEHREASARPARTIAP; encoded by the coding sequence ATGGCGACGACTGATCGGGTCACCGGTACACCCGTCTCCGGGCGGGCCGACATCGCCGGGGCCGACCGGATCGTCGTCAAGGTCGGGTCCTCCTCCCTCACCCAGCCCGGGGGAGGCATCGACGTCACCAAGGTGGACGCCCTGGTGGAGACCCTGGCCGCCGCACGCACCGGCGGGCGTCAGGTGGTCCTGGTGAGCTCGGGGGCGATCGCCGCCGGGTTCCCGGCGCTGGGGATGTCCCGGCCGCCGCGCGATCTCGCCGGCCGGCAGGCTGCCGCATCGGTCGGCCAGGGCATTCTTCTGCACCGTTATGAGGAGGACTTCGCCCGACACCACGTGACGACCGGGCAGGTGCTCCTGACGGTGGAGGATCTGGTGCGCCCCAAGAGCTACCGCAATGCCTGGTCGACGCTGGGCAAGCTGCTGGCCCTGGGCGTGGTGCCGGTGGTCAATGAGAACGACACAGTCGCCACCGGAGAGATCCATTTCGGCGACAATGACCGGCTGGCGGCCCTGGTGGCCGAGCTCGTCCGCGCCCAGGCCCTGGTGCTGCTCTCCGACGTCGACTCCCTCTACACCGCTCACCCCTCCGAACCCGGCGCGGAGAGGATCTCCCGGGTCGATGACGTCGACTCCCTGTCGGTCGACACCTCCCGGTCGGGCTCGGGGGTCGGGACCGGCGGGATGGCCACCAAGCTGGAGGCCGCCCGGATCGCCACCGCCTCCGGCATACCGGTGGTGCTGGCCGAGGCGGCGGACGCCATCCAGGCGATCGGGGGGGACGATGTCGGCACCTATTTCGCGCCGGGCACCCGGCGGCGTCCCCGCAAGCTGCTGTGGCTGGCCCATGCCGCCTCGCCGCAGGGCGAGATCCATGTCGACGCCGGGGCCGTGAAGGCCTTGCGGGACCGCAAGGCATCCCTGCTGGCGGTGGGCGTCACCGAGGTGCACGGCGATTTCCAGGCCGGGGACCCGGTTCTGATGATCGGACCGGACGGGCGCACCGAGGGCCGTGGCCTCGTCTCCTACTCCCATGACGAGGTGCGCGAGATGCGAGGCCGCTCCAGCGCCTGGCTGGCCCGGGAGATGGGGGACGGAGCGTCCCGGGAGGTGGTGCACCGCGACGCGATGGTGCTGACCCGCCGGCGTCGCCGCCCCGATGAGCACAGGGAGGCCTCGGCGCGGCCGGCACGTACGAT
- the obgE gene encoding GTPase ObgE: MAIPSFVDRASLLAVAGKGGDGCASVRREKFKPLGGPDGGNGGRGGSVVLRVDPQLTTLVDYHRLSVRKASRGEAGRGDDQNGANGEDVVLAVPDGTVVSDAQTGEVLADLTGAGAELVVAAGGRGGLGNTALATKARKAPGFALLGEAGEERKVTLELKVVADIGLVGFPSAGKSSLIASISRARPKIADYPFTTLVPNLGVVVAGETTYTVADVPGLIPGASQGKGLGFDFLRHIERCRALVHVIDCATYEPGRDPVTDLDVLEGELTAHGGLEDRPRMVVLNKVDIPDAAELAEMVRPDIEARGLRVFEVSTKSGQGLNELRFAMAEIVARTRENEPEAPAARIVLRPVPVGGGKEFTIRKQGDGEGGFLWKVSGAKPERWVAQTNFSNPEAVGYLSDRLNGLGVEDELLALGAQAGDAVAVGGEDAVIFDFAPQVESGAEILSRRGKDQRLEGERPSASRRRQEDKEYHEARDEFGVEGRDPRGRSWRARLAEERDRSDGDD; the protein is encoded by the coding sequence ATGGCCATCCCGTCTTTCGTCGACCGAGCGAGCCTTCTCGCCGTAGCCGGCAAGGGAGGCGATGGCTGCGCCTCGGTGCGTCGGGAGAAGTTCAAGCCGCTCGGCGGCCCCGACGGTGGCAATGGCGGACGGGGCGGATCCGTGGTGCTGAGGGTCGATCCGCAGCTGACCACACTCGTCGACTACCACCGCCTGTCGGTGCGCAAGGCCAGTCGTGGGGAGGCCGGCCGCGGTGACGACCAGAACGGTGCCAACGGCGAGGATGTGGTCCTGGCGGTGCCCGACGGCACCGTCGTCTCCGACGCTCAGACCGGCGAGGTGCTCGCCGATCTCACCGGGGCGGGCGCGGAGCTGGTCGTGGCCGCCGGGGGCCGTGGCGGTCTGGGCAACACCGCGCTGGCCACCAAGGCGCGCAAGGCCCCGGGTTTCGCCCTGCTCGGGGAGGCCGGCGAGGAGCGCAAGGTCACTCTCGAGCTCAAGGTCGTCGCCGATATCGGGCTGGTCGGATTCCCCTCGGCCGGCAAGTCCAGCCTCATCGCATCGATCTCTCGCGCCCGGCCGAAGATCGCCGACTACCCGTTCACCACCCTGGTCCCGAATCTCGGGGTGGTGGTCGCCGGGGAGACCACCTACACCGTCGCCGACGTGCCCGGTCTTATTCCGGGCGCCAGCCAGGGCAAGGGACTGGGCTTCGACTTCCTGCGCCATATCGAGCGCTGTCGGGCGCTGGTCCATGTCATCGACTGCGCCACCTACGAGCCGGGGCGCGATCCGGTCACCGACCTGGACGTCCTCGAGGGGGAGTTGACGGCGCACGGTGGCCTGGAGGACAGGCCCCGGATGGTGGTCCTCAACAAGGTCGACATCCCCGACGCCGCCGAACTCGCCGAGATGGTCAGGCCGGACATCGAGGCGCGCGGACTGCGGGTCTTCGAGGTGTCGACGAAGTCCGGGCAGGGTCTCAACGAACTGCGATTCGCGATGGCCGAGATCGTGGCCCGGACCAGGGAGAACGAACCCGAGGCTCCCGCCGCCCGGATCGTACTGCGGCCCGTCCCGGTCGGCGGCGGCAAGGAGTTCACGATCCGCAAGCAGGGCGACGGCGAGGGCGGCTTCCTGTGGAAGGTGAGCGGCGCCAAGCCCGAGCGGTGGGTCGCCCAGACCAATTTCTCCAACCCGGAGGCCGTGGGATACCTCTCCGACCGGCTGAACGGGCTGGGGGTTGAGGACGAACTGCTGGCCCTCGGGGCCCAGGCCGGCGACGCGGTCGCCGTCGGCGGGGAGGACGCCGTCATCTTCGACTTCGCTCCCCAGGTCGAGTCCGGGGCCGAGATCCTCTCGCGCCGCGGCAAGGACCAGCGGCTGGAGGGGGAGCGCCCCTCGGCGTCCCGGCGCCGCCAGGAGGACAAGGAGTACCACGAGGCCCGCGACGAGTTCGGCGTCGAGGGGCGCGATCCCAGGGGCAGGTCCTGGCGGGCCCGGTTGGCGGAGGAGAGAGACCGTTCCGATGGCGACGACTGA
- the rpmA gene encoding 50S ribosomal protein L27, whose protein sequence is MAHKKGASSSRNGRDSNAQRLGVKRFGGQLVNAGEIIVRQRGTHFHPGKGVGRGKDDTLFALRAGNVKFGSRRGRRVVDIVPAEETVEV, encoded by the coding sequence ATGGCACACAAGAAGGGCGCATCCTCGTCCCGCAACGGCCGCGACTCGAATGCCCAGCGCCTGGGCGTCAAGCGTTTCGGTGGCCAGCTCGTCAACGCCGGCGAGATCATCGTCCGGCAGCGCGGCACCCACTTCCATCCCGGCAAGGGAGTCGGCCGCGGCAAGGACGACACGCTGTTCGCGCTGCGCGCCGGCAACGTGAAGTTCGGCAGCCGTCGTGGCCGCCGCGTCGTCGACATCGTTCCCGCTGAGGAGACCGTGGAGGTCTGA
- the rplU gene encoding 50S ribosomal protein L21, translating into MYAIVRSGGRQHKVAVGDVVEIDKVTDEVGSSIELTPLLLVDGESVTSQRDALAKVSVTAEVLGEAKGPKIHILKFKNKTGYRKRQGHRQKYTQVKVTGIKG; encoded by the coding sequence GTGTACGCGATTGTGCGTAGTGGCGGCCGCCAGCACAAGGTGGCAGTGGGTGACGTCGTCGAGATCGACAAGGTCACCGATGAGGTGGGCAGCAGCATCGAGCTGACTCCCCTTCTGCTGGTGGACGGCGAGTCTGTCACCTCCCAGAGGGATGCGCTCGCCAAGGTCTCGGTGACCGCCGAGGTGCTGGGCGAGGCCAAGGGTCCGAAGATCCACATCCTCAAATTCAAGAACAAGACCGGATACCGCAAGCGCCAGGGGCACCGTCAGAAGTACACCCAGGTGAAGGTCACCGGAATCAAAGGCTGA